The DNA sequence ATGACAATTACAATTAGCATAAGATGCTAAAGCATGTAGCTTATCCACTGTGTTGTAATGCTAACATGCCAAGTTAGCATCCGAGGCGTCTTTGCAATGCAGCCCGCGcattttgttcattaaaaaactgagaaagaaaaaaaaaaacaacagctagCCTTAGTTTTAGCTTAGCGATGTGGCGCGTGCTAGCTAACCAGCAGCTAGCGTGTAGCCAACTCAAAGAGAGAACAATGTAGAAAAGAAGACTAGAAAAGTCTTACAAAGAGGTGGAAAAAGCCGCCGTTAGCGTCGTAGCAAAACATGCTAACACAAAAAGTAGCTTTTTTGTGGTTTCCTCGCAGACATGGAGGATACTTTTGCTTTATAGACAATGTCTTGTGTCTTCTTCATGTTGATGCTCGATTTAGCAGCGTGGatctgcaaaaagaaaaagaaaaaaaatccagctaAATTCAACAAATAAGTGCTACACATTTTTAGTAGACGTTACTATggcatttaattgtatttaaaaaatgaaatgacatcAAAACTCTGTAATCGCAATTACCTGAGCGATTTCCATCTGTCCTTGTCCATGTTGTTGTCGGGACCTTCGCTCTCGTACGACGCCAGGTACAACGCTACAAACGACAACAAGAAAATGTCAGCACGCGCCGGACACCACTTCGAGTGCCTCCGATCAACGCCAAATCAACGTCAGTTGTTCTAGGAGGCTTTTCCAGACTCAATtgctgattttcttttctttgaattATATCACacaaacaggggtgtgtagactttttatgtgtgtgtgtgtgtgcgctcgcGTACCGTCTTCGGTGTAGACGGGCGCCGTGAGCAGATAGTGCAGAATCTTGCGGTCCTTGTCAAAAGGACACTCGACGGACTTCCAGCTCATGAACTCGCTTACTTGCTTGGCCAACTCCCACAATTTCTGCAAAGTCACAAATCCAGAACAATCGCACAGAATAATAAACACAACTCCTCTGGTTACAAAGAGACGTTTgtcttgtaaaaaaatgtttttcataaaaatagaacattttgcTCATAATTTTACTAATTTAACTACCTTGTAAGTGACAACGTATTTTCACTGGTTTCTATAATAagctcattcactcgcagccattttcactgaagcaacccccttcgctcccagctgttttactagatttggactgagtttgcaaggcccacagaatattgtgttctattgctatgaacacgtggaacccaccaaaacaaagaagagagtctcttctttcatcaggagaaaaaaaaagtcgatttgtatctgttttccattttgcagcaattagcattagcattagcaacatgACGACAAGTGACACAAAAACCCCAAAACGAGCGGAAAATACCCAAAGTGTGACTCAACTACTTCTCTTTTCTATTACAAGACACTCTTTAGGGAAGTTGACATTTCAAGAAACTggagtacccccccccccaccaccacccgccaaaataaaagtcccccttttaatatatatatatatttgtagccACCTGGAAGTTGACTTGTCCGTTGTGCAGCCGGTTGGCGCAGCCTTCGTTGAGGAAGTAGATGTCCTTGATGAGCAGGCTGAAGAACGGGATGACAATCTGGACgcacaaatcaacaaaaaatcGTCACATGCAGCAACAAACCATCAACGGCAAAGCATGTGGGCTACGTTGCGCTCCGCGAGTGCACGATGTtctcaaaacaaaactaaaagatCGAATCAAGTGTCCAGCTTGAAATCTTGAAGTCACGCGGTCTGTCACGCGGcgttgtgcgcgtgcgtgcgtgcgtgtttgagagccatgttgttgttgttgttatgacGAAAAGGCAGCTTGACAGGACAGCGCGTTGCATAAGCGGAGCGGCCGTCCTGCCGTTGCCGAACGACCGAACAAACAAGCGACAAACAGAGCAAGTGCGGATTGTCGAAAGTCGGCAAGCGCAGACGAGAAAAAGTAAGCATTAACGTCACAAAACTTTCCTTTTAGCATTTTTTGCTTTCTACACtaaatcaacattttggggaaaatttgcattagaatttttcccccctgattggtaaacattgaaaaaatatgGATGTGATTAACATTAATAttaggaataataataattaaaaaaataataatcaaagtctttaattataaaacaaaacagcattattctaaaatataacttcttttttttctctttacattttttttaattgtacttccaactgagaagaagaaaacaacaactgtcCACTGAACCCCataacgcccccccccctcccccctccctcggGAACAGGAACATACCACACATGCTGGAACTTTCCACTTGACGACCCTTGACCTCTGTCCTGCTTGCATAACCCCATCTCAcattcttggggggggggggatatcgAAATCACGTCGCGGGCGCCGGAGAAGGCGACGTGATCCGGAGGGAggccatgtttgtttttcccaCACCAAGCGCAGCGTGACCCGTTTGTTAAAACTTATGTCATGCTGCTGTCCTCGCGCGGGACATTCCGGACGAGAACGATGGCGGTGAGAACGGCACAGCGCGCCCCCTCGCCCACTCGATATTCCCTCACTTCGCACATGCTcacaaatatatcaaataagTCCATTTACaagcaaaagaacaaaaaacactcatttcatagtgggggggtgggggggcgggtcTAAGTCAGGGAGGAAAATACAGATGGTGTACACCCCTGAACCTTTGCACAGcttgaaaaagcaaaaaaaaaaagcaaaattgcCCTATTTCAAAGCAGGTTAATGAGATGGCGCACCCCTTTTCACGCGCAccctaaaaaaatgtcaaactaaaaaaaaatagctgattCAAAAGGCCAGATACAAAAATGTCCCACCCTATATTCCGAAGACTTTTCAATTCAGTTTCCTAAAAAGCCAGCGTCtcccccataccagaatggttcGGCCCAACTTGTCATGTGCAGCCGAGAATCaccttgaaaactttatttaaaattccgtttttgagaacagagcttgACTACGATCCCAAAGGGGGACACTTAAAAGGGACCCCCGTAACGTTTgctctgtattatttattttgaaagtgacGTGTAAACGCGGTCCTCACCTTCTCCCTGCTGCTGTTGGCGGTGACGGACCTCTGGGTGGCACCACGCAGCGCCGTCCTGTAGTTGTAGAAGTTTCCGGAAGGATCCATCTGGTGCTGCGGGGATGCGTGACAAATGCACTTTGTCGACAAAAGTTTTGGGACGCCCCCCCCAACGACAAAAACGACGTACCTCCAAGATATCAAACTTTGCCGTCTTGACTTTGCTCCACGTCTTCTTTAGGCGGGACACGGGACCCGTGTTCATGCCGGCTGGAAGGAAAAATGGCAACCGCGCGTCAAACGCTTGCAGTAATcccgttttaaaaaatatatacaaaataaatttcaaaCATTTAGAGTCTGGGGCAAAACCGATTGGCACACATTTTGTTCAACACTTCCTGGAACCCAGGGGACATTTTGCTTGCGTCTCGCTCACTCGGCCACGAATGGTCCGACAACAGCTGGGGTCCGAATGGCCCCGCCTCCACTCGacacccaaaaaagaaaaacatcttgACCCCTTCTTCCATGTGATCGGACTTTCTCCGGGCAGTGTTGACCATCTGCTTTGATTGTTtgcgcacccccaccccacatAGCACAGGCTGACCAGATGCCAAACAAGCAAAACTTACAAATGATGGCCATGAGGGAGTTAAAGTTGCCGATGTTGAAGCATTCTCGCGCCACGTCGATGAAGAAGTCCAGCAGCCGCGCGCGTTGTTTCTTCTTCATGGGCTGTCGAGAAAACGACACAAAAACACTGAACAGAGGAAGAGCTAGCATGCTAGCGACAAACCTTCGCAATCAAAGTCACCGTCTCAAAGCTAAACGTTTGCTAACGCTACAACCTGATACGTCAATATGAGACATAGCAGGAGAAATAAAGTTAACGTTGAAATATTTCAAGGTTGGTTTTCAACTTGCCGAATATAAAACCACCTTAAACTGCGATACTGTACTAACAATccaaagctaatgctaaatgctcgGTAATGCTAACCAGATATTtaagcacaaacaaaatcatatttaaaacaCTGGATTCAGCCATTAGCTTTAAAGCTAATGTTtcatagctaatgctaaatgtttgATAACGCTTGAAGTCAATGTCAATATTAAACAATTAAGTGTGAAAAcagcaacattttaaaaaatgctttttgaaaATAAAGCCTTTGTTCGACTACTGAGCAATCAAGTTTGTAATTAGCTTCAAAGCTAATGCCAAGACTTTATGTTGATtatttgctaatgctaaccatgACTGATATGTCAATACAAGACATTTAAGCGGGTAAAAAGtccaatttaaaatgttatagTCTGAATGAATCAAAGTTTTTTGGGCTACTTAGCGACGCAATTGACCGTTAGCTCCAAGGCAAACATCTCAAAGGTAATGCGAAACATGTGCTAACACTAGCCACAACTTACAAGGTCACATAACACCAATTTGAATTTGGGAggtggaaaaaaagattttcaatgAGTTAGCATTGACCATTAGCATTGAGTGTTAGCACTATAAGCTACTCACCATGCAAATCTCCGTAGCAACCAGGTAACTGAGCCTGTTGAACCAGTCCACGTAGGCTTCCAGGTTGGCGGCCTTCTTGTGGTCACTGAAGTGGCTCTGGATcaaaaacgacaacaaacaCTTTGAATTTCCGCTAAGCtacttagcttagcattagcgagtgcAATCAGAGGAACAATAGAGAACAGTGTAATTCCTTTGTGTGAGGTCGCCGCTTGATTTAATTCCACACATTCCTTTGGCCTCACGCCACTCACCtcttcttggggggggggggggcttccacTTTTTGGGCCCATTGAGGTACGTGGCAGGCTGGCCCGAGGCACAATGGCAATCTTGCCTCCTCCCTCATTACCTGGCATCCCAAATCAGCCTGTTGCCTAGCAGCCTGAGAGCCTGAGCCAGACTAGCgcccccccccgtcccccccgtCCACGTCCAGCGGCAACTGTGGTTGCTAAGCGATGCATCATCGAATCCGAGATCCCGCCGGGATTTGAAGGAAattgcttttgtgtttttctatttttacgAGCTCAGCAGCGGAtatttcttttgtcttttggtGTCACCTGACCCCGACGTGAACCCGAGGCGGTCGCCCCGCGTTGTGTAAACGCCAAATCCGTCTGGACCCCGACAAGTGGGTCAAACCGCAGCCACAACATTGCATAATGGATGCCTTATCTGCTGATTTATTCAGGGAaagactttgttttttttaccttgtcGTTGTCCACCGGATCTTTTTGGACGAATGCCTGGACAAACTCCTCGGGTCCGATGTAGCTGAGTCTCTCCTGAGAAAAGGAAGAACAACATCCTGaattcttaaataaaaaaaaacaaaagtcttttTATGGGTATCTCAGTTTGTTTCAAGAGGAATTTGAAACTGGTGCTAAAACCAAAGCCACAGTCACATCTGGGAACTCATTTTTTCCCTGTTGATGTCAAGGGTTCGGGTACGAGAAAGAAGCATGCGTAGTCTTGCTGGAAAGCTCGAGGTAAAAAAAATGAGGGCGGGAGGGGGTTGGGAGGCGGTTCCAAGTGGGTTCACGATTTTGGGTTGTTTTCAGCCTCAGGACAGCCAGGAAACGGATCAACCATCTTGTGTTGGTTTTCCAGGTCAAGAACGTTTTCGACACAGAAACCAAAATCCTTCtataaaacacaaacatctAAAAGgtctttgtatttgtttcccaTTCGGTTTCTAAAGCGAATTGTAGCAAAATAGGCATTAAAAGCGATGGTTTCAAAGCATCGCGATTAGGGTACGAGAACGGTGTGCGGTTGTGTTGGGAGGTCCAAAAGAGAGGCACGGACGGGGGGTGTTGACAGAACCCATCAAAACA is a window from the Vanacampus margaritifer isolate UIUO_Vmar chromosome 3, RoL_Vmar_1.0, whole genome shotgun sequence genome containing:
- the rasgef1ba gene encoding ras-GEF domain-containing family member 1B-A isoform X2 translates to MPQTPHSAGGYNKNLYQAKEEVYSGLYYHDNNLASGSLEALIRHLLPTLDYYPDRTYTFTFLLSSRLFIRPHELMSKVCHMCVEQQRLCDPQADKIRLRKMAPKILQLLTEWTETFPYDFRDERMMRSLKELTHRLSTGDEIYRKAVSQLSQGLIRRLTVLSQYQEALVKINATAAERLAVLKAKPQAAIHRDIMSICNDPFTVAQQLTHIELERLSYIGPEEFVQAFVQKDPVDNDKSHFSDHKKAANLEAYVDWFNRLSYLVATEICMPMKKKQRARLLDFFIDVARECFNIGNFNSLMAIISGMNTGPVSRLKKTWSKVKTAKFDILEHQMDPSGNFYNYRTALRGATQRSVTANSSREKIVIPFFSLLIKDIYFLNEGCANRLHNGQVNFQKLWELAKQVSEFMSWKSVECPFDKDRKILHYLLTAPVYTEDALYLASYESEGPDNNMDKDRWKSLRSTLLNRAST
- the rasgef1ba gene encoding ras-GEF domain-containing family member 1B-A isoform X1 produces the protein MAKFLVEVLGCALPVREDNNNMPQTPHSAGGYNKNLYQAKEEVYSGLYYHDNNLASGSLEALIRHLLPTLDYYPDRTYTFTFLLSSRLFIRPHELMSKVCHMCVEQQRLCDPQADKIRLRKMAPKILQLLTEWTETFPYDFRDERMMRSLKELTHRLSTGDEIYRKAVSQLSQGLIRRLTVLSQYQEALVKINATAAERLAVLKAKPQAAIHRDIMSICNDPFTVAQQLTHIELERLSYIGPEEFVQAFVQKDPVDNDKSHFSDHKKAANLEAYVDWFNRLSYLVATEICMPMKKKQRARLLDFFIDVARECFNIGNFNSLMAIISGMNTGPVSRLKKTWSKVKTAKFDILEHQMDPSGNFYNYRTALRGATQRSVTANSSREKIVIPFFSLLIKDIYFLNEGCANRLHNGQVNFQKLWELAKQVSEFMSWKSVECPFDKDRKILHYLLTAPVYTEDALYLASYESEGPDNNMDKDRWKSLRSTLLNRAST